In Erigeron canadensis isolate Cc75 chromosome 1, C_canadensis_v1, whole genome shotgun sequence, a single window of DNA contains:
- the LOC122584829 gene encoding receptor-like protein EIX2 — protein MTKLESLDLSENHLEGKFPLSLSRLTSLNSLNVSYNNLEGKIPTGPQLQTFDKTSFTGNALCGDPLPACVPNDVDTKGSDDDNQDDSNGIDWTLVIFTLVGLVVGFWIIIVPLLVSEQWRNAYYHLLGKMRIKLQDLLLRIFRCFRMHRPPPQIVLSSSDHAQRYDLSQYIIDQPEGSKQQAESSNYEASSMAHSIQ, from the exons ATGACAAAGCTTGAATCTTTGGATCTGTCTGAGAACCATCTTGAAGGAAAGTTTCCTTTGAGCTTGTCAAGGTTAACTTCTTTAAATTCGTTGAACGTTTCGTACAACAATCTTGAAGGGAAAATCCCAACCGGCCCTCAACTTCAAACCTTCGATAAGACTAGTTTCACGGGAAATGCACTTTGTGGCGATCCTCTTCCAGCGTGTGTACCAAATGATGTTGATACCAAAGGATCTGATGACGACAATCAAGATGATTCTAATGGCATAGATTGGACCCTGGTGATATTTACACTCGTTGGGTTGGTTGTTGGTTTTTGGATCATCATTGTCCCGTTGCTAGTTAGTGAACAATGGAGAAATGCATATTATCATCTTCTTGGCAAGATGAGGATCAAGCTTCAAGATTTGCTTCTTCGCATATTCCGCT GCTTTAGAATGCACAGGCCACCGCCCCAAATAGTTCTTAGCTCAAGCGATCACGCTCAACGATATGATCTGTCGCAGTATATAATAGATCAACCAGAAG GCTCTAAACAGCAGGCGGAGTCATCTAATTATGAAGCTAGCTCGATGGCTCACTCAATTCAGTGa
- the LOC122584752 gene encoding U6 snRNA phosphodiesterase has translation MEALVASYGDTSSDSESDSTPPVTAADPSPPPVTLPPPPIDLLNPPNSLGNFDFLERNTENRIRSFPHIDGNYALHVYIPVVIPSERKKELALFLKKATSFVPGLHVVDIDVPLHILVKDDEKLVQAALGREFHISLGRTVPIRVHQIDSVVAMLRQKLQFQKRYLINFDKWEVFVNDDQTRTFLSVEITTGGLAEVTKQIQGVNEVYKLHNLPEFYKDPRPHISIAWAVGDISQSLQRAVEGEMRKYNLGGSSSRSMFTCKFGNIVCKVGNKTYNICGSQGQ, from the exons ATGGAGGCACTAGTGGCATCGTACGGAGACACTTCCTCCGATTCCGAATCAGATTCCACGCCACCAGTTACCGCCGCCGACCCATCACCACCGCCAGTCACTCTTCCACCGCCGCCAATCGACCTTCTCAACCCACCAAATTCACTAG gaaattttgattttttggagAGAAATACAGAAAATAGAATTCGAAGCTTTCCTCATATTGATGGCAACTATGCTTTACATGTTTATATCCCAG TCGTTATACCATCCGAAAGAAAGAAGGAGCTGGCCCTGTTTTTGAAGAAAGCCACATCATTTGTACCAGGACTTCATGTTGTAGATATTGATGTTCCACTACATATACTGGTAAAAGACGATGAGAAGCTAGTACAAGCTGCCTTGGGGAGGGAATTTCATATTAGTCTTGGAAGAACGGTTCCGATACGTGTGCATCAGATAGATTCAGTAGTTGCAATGCTTCGTCAGAAGCTTCAGTTTCAAAAACG GTATTTGATTAATTTTGATAAGTGGGAGGTCTTTGTCAATGATGATCAGACACGCACGTTTCTTTCAGTTGAGATTACAACCGGTGGCCTAGCTGAG GTAACGAAACAGATTCAAGGTGTTAATGAGGTTTATAAGTTGCACAATCTTCCTGAATTTTACAAG GATCCTCGACCTCATATATCTATAGCTTGGGCTGTTGGTGATATCAGTCAATCTCTACAGAGAGCAGTCGAAGGAGAAATGAGGAAATACAATCTTGGAGGATCATCATCGAGGTCTATGTTTACCTGCAAATTCGGTAATATTGTTTGTAAAGTAGGTAATAAAACCTATAATATATGCGGATCTCAAGGACAATGA